The genome window GAACTATGAAAGTAAACTGTCATATCGACCCTAATATTGAAGAGGAACATCTCGATTTATTTGTCCGTGAAATGAATCCCCAAATTAGCAACCTCCTAAAAAGTTTTACAAGTACCGAACCAGTATTATGGTGTTATGACGCAGATCAAATCATCCCCATTAAATTCTCGGATATCTTTGAATTAACTGTCGCTAAGACCGGTACTAAAATTTCAACAAAAGATCATACCTACTTTTATCGTGAACGGTTATCCCACTTCAAAAGCAATCTTCCGAATGACTTTATTGAAGCATCTTGCAGCACTATTTTTAATTATCATTACCTTGATCACCTTGAGTTATTAGATAATGGCTTGATAGATGCAATTTTAACGAATGGTAGCCATATTCAGATTTCACGACGAAAAATCAAAAATTTGAAAGCGAGGTTAGGACTATGAAAAAATATGTCAAATATACGATTGGTTTCTCAGGAATCGGGGTTCTAATTGGTCTAGCAATCTCTTTAGTCTTCAACTATCTTGATGGCAGTACCATCTACTACCCATCATCCCCTAATTTTGTTAACCAATTCGCTCATCCCCTTAACAGCGTAACTGTTTCTGTTATTTTATGGATGCTAATTGGCTGTGTTTTTGGGTTTGGCAGTTTAATTTTTGAACTTAAAAATTGGTCACTGCTAAAGAAAACGATCATTAATTTTTGTGCTTACTATGCTGGCTTTGCGCCATTAGCAATCCTATGTGGTTGGTTCCCGCTGACTTGGATTAATTTTGCTATTTTCACGCTTATTTTTATTGTAATTTATGCCATAATTTGGAGTCTTAATTGGTATTCGATAAAAAAAGAGATTCGCTCAATTAATCAGCAAATCAAAAAATAGATTTTTACTCACATTTGATTGTAATAAGCCTGGACTAATTCAACAAAGTTATTAATATTATAAGTTGTTCCAAATAACTTACGAGCCGCTGTCGACCAATAAGAAATCGGGTCTTCGTGATCAGTCCCACCAAGATAGTTTGAAATCATTGCATGGGTCCAAACAGTTCCCCCACCATCTTTGGTTCCCTTCGTCACAGGCAAATTATTCTGTTTTAAGATATAGGCTGTATAATAAGCAGCGTTGCCAAGCTGGTTCGCAAAAGATGCTGCGGTATATTCATGAGGCATTTCAAACTGGACAAAGTATGGATTAGCATATGGTCCTGCTCCTTCTGCCATATATTTTGTATCCGCAATATTAATAATTTGTTGATTATCAATAAATGTATGAACAAACACTCTAGTTGAACTATAATTTTGCTTCATGTAAGATACTTCACTACTAATCGTTGAATTTTCATTCCCAGTATCGTGAATTACGACCCCACGAGGATTTCCAGATGAAGTACTGTACCCGCGTTGTTCAAATATACTTAAAATTTGTTTAGTAATTTTAGCGTGTGGAAGACCAGATTGAGTAAGATAACTATTGATTTCGTTGTTCATTTTCAGCTCAATATCGGTGGCCCGAACAAAATAATTTTTTCCATTATAGTTAATCTGTGCGTAAGTATCATCGTTATCATTAGAAGTCAGATAGTAGCGATTGACCTTAACTAAGGCTTGATCAGGCAGGTTGACGCGTTGAATTGCTGAAAGTGAATTATATATTCTTGCGCTACTGCTTAACGTAGCCGTTTCACTAACAGCATATGAATTACTAACCTCCCGCGTATGATGAGAATAAAACCAACTCCCACCGATTATTGCCGCGACAATTATAATAAGTGATAGATATATTAAATTTTGTTTTTTCTTTCTCTTTGCCATACTAGTTATTGTAACGAATAAATTTGAATTTTGTAGGAAAAAACTAATTATTTATAAGTAAAGTTAAAAATCCCTTGCCGTCATCAATACTGAAAGCAAGGGATCATTTTTTATTTACCATCCATTAAGCAGCATCACTACAAAACATGCCATTTACGTGATTAACACCTATGCAAGTGGTATTGTTAAATAAAAATATTTATGACATTATATACTTACAAAAAATAAGCAAGAGGAAGGAGTGACTAATTATGAATGTCGAATTAGGAATCTCAACATTTGGTGAAACGACCCCACTCGAAAAAACAGACAAGGCAATTAGCCATGATGAACGGATTAGAAATCTTATTGAAGAAGTAGAATTGGCCGACCAAGTAGGAATTGATGCATATGCTATCGGTGAACATCACCGCAAAGACTTTGCAGTTTCAGCACCTGAAATCATTATAGCGATAGCAGCTGCAAAAACAAAACAGATTCATCTTTCAAGTGCCACTACTAATTTACCAACGATTGATCCAATTTGGGTTTTTGAGCAATATGCCACAATTGATGCAATGGCTCCTGGAAGAATTGAAATTATGGCTGGCCGCGGATCATTTACTGAAGCATTTGATTTATTTGGTTATGATCTTGATAATTATGATGAACTATGTCAACCACCACTGACTAAAATTAGTGGCTTGTGAGCTGAAAATCCTCGTGGATTTCAGACCACAATTTGCGTAGATAGGGACAACTTGCTTGACCAGCCGAGGCTGTAATCAAGTAGTGGTCGTCTAATTACCAACGCCTTTTATGTCCCCAGGTTGCCATAGGGACAGATAAGCTAGGCTAGTTTAGCTATTCCCTTATCAAGAATATTTTTAGCTGCGTTCCAGTCACGAATATGGTGAGTACCACAGTTAGGACAAGTCCATTTGCGGTCAGCTAACGTTAGTTTGTCCGTGCCATTAGTACCCATCACAAAGCCACAATTGTGACATGTTTGGGTAGTATTTCTTGGGCTGATTGTGATAAATTGCCGACCATACAGATCTGCTTTATATGCTAACATGCCAAGAAAGGAACGCCAGCCAACGTCAGAGATACTAAGCGCTAAAGCATGATTTTTGAGCATATTCTTACTACGCAACTCCTCAGCTACTACTAAATCGTGGTTCTTGATTAGTGCAGTAGAGATTTGTTGAAGAAAATTATGTCTTTGGTTCATTACTTTGGCATGAAGCTTAGCAACTAACAAGCGTTGCTTTTGGTAATTTTTACTGTCTCGTAAAGAACGATGTTCTTTTTTTGCACGCCATTGCCGTCTAGATAAAATACGCTGCTCTTTGGCTAATTTGTCTTTAATAGTGCGATAATATTGTGGATTAGGAACTGTGTTACCTTCACTATCGGTTAAGAAATTATCAGTATTAAGATCAATTCCAATATGTCCGTGATTAGTTTTGGACTCTTTAACGAAAGGTTTATCTGAAGCTAGTTGCATTGATAGAAAGAAGTGATCCGCCGGATCTTTAGTCAACGTCACAGTACCAATTCTAGTCTCACACATTCTCTTCAAAAGACGTGCTTGAGAACCGGCAACACGTAACAGTCCGATTTTAGCTCCTTACGGAGCTTGATAGGGCCTTCCATCCCATGACTAAAGTCACGGGATTTCCGGCTGAATATCATTAAAATGATGGAATTGCTTGGCTTAAAGCGTTTCTACCTCCACTTGCCAATTGCCTCAATGCCCCATAAAGATGTATTAAAAGCAATTGAAATTTATGGAAAAGAAGTTGTACCAAAAGTCAA of Limosilactobacillus reuteri subsp. reuteri contains these proteins:
- a CDS encoding DUF3021 domain-containing protein, whose translation is MKKYVKYTIGFSGIGVLIGLAISLVFNYLDGSTIYYPSSPNFVNQFAHPLNSVTVSVILWMLIGCVFGFGSLIFELKNWSLLKKTIINFCAYYAGFAPLAILCGWFPLTWINFAIFTLIFIVIYAIIWSLNWYSIKKEIRSINQQIKK
- a CDS encoding LytTR family DNA-binding domain-containing protein gives rise to the protein MKVNCHIDPNIEEEHLDLFVREMNPQISNLLKSFTSTEPVLWCYDADQIIPIKFSDIFELTVAKTGTKISTKDHTYFYRERLSHFKSNLPNDFIEASCSTIFNYHYLDHLELLDNGLIDAILTNGSHIQISRRKIKNLKARLGL
- a CDS encoding peptidoglycan recognition family protein — protein: MAKRKKKQNLIYLSLIIIVAAIIGGSWFYSHHTREVSNSYAVSETATLSSSARIYNSLSAIQRVNLPDQALVKVNRYYLTSNDNDDTYAQINYNGKNYFVRATDIELKMNNEINSYLTQSGLPHAKITKQILSIFEQRGYSTSSGNPRGVVIHDTGNENSTISSEVSYMKQNYSSTRVFVHTFIDNQQIINIADTKYMAEGAGPYANPYFVQFEMPHEYTAASFANQLGNAAYYTAYILKQNNLPVTKGTKDGGGTVWTHAMISNYLGGTDHEDPISYWSTAARKLFGTTYNINNFVELVQAYYNQM